TGCTGCCCTTTTTTAACGATACTGCCCTGGGTAAACATCCGTTTCAGGATGATGCCTGTGACCTGGGGGCGAATTTCAGCCACCTGAAATGCAGATGTTCTGCCGGCCAGATCTTTGGTTAATACCACTTCCTGGGGCTTGACTGTATAAACGGCCACTTCTACCGGCGGACGGGCCGGGGCAGCCTGGGCGTACGCCTGCTCGGACTGGGAGGGATCCTCGCCTTTTTGCCCCCCTGCCCAGGGCAGGGAAAGCTGTCCTGAGTAAAACAAATATCCACCGCCAATAATTACGGCCGTGACAAAACCAAGCAAAAAACGCTTCATAACGATCTCTCCTGTTCCTTAAGTATACATTTGTCCAAAAAACGGACAATTTCCTGTTTGAGTTTTTCCAGATCCTGGAGTTCAGCCTCCCGATATGTCAAAGACTCCAAAGGGCCGACCACCGTACCAAAAATCATGGCTGCCATGACATAGGGATCGACATCCACAAACTGTCCCAGGCGCATGCCCTCCCGGCAGACATTGACCAGCGGGAGAATGATCACGTCCATACGCTCCGTGACGGCATCGGCGGCCGAACGCTGACTCTGGATAAATTTAAAATAAAGTGGGTATTCCTTCTGGAAATTAAACACATTACCCACAAATCCATATATTTTTTCCATGGGCGGAATATTTTTTTTAAATATTTTGTTTGATCCCTTTTTAATGGGAATGATCACAGTCTCATGGATATAATTGAGCAGGTCTTTTTTATTCTTAAAATAGTTGTACAAAGTTCCTTTAGAGACACCGCATCTGGCCGCCACATTATCCATGGTAATGGATGTGCCTTCCTGGATCATTGCCAGCACGGTTTTGACCACCAGCTCCTTGAGCAGGCGGTTCATCATCTCTTTTCTTTTGGTGGGCGAATTCATTTCATATTTCCTTGGGTTGCCCCCCGCATCATCGCTTCGGGGAAAATAAAACATTTTATGACCATACCGTCAAAAAAATGACCCGATAGTCAAAAAAATGACTTTCGAGTATAATAAGAGTGGCGACCGTTTCTGTCAAGGCGATTTTTTAAGTGCTCGAAATTCTCACCATTTCTTAATTCTTGACAATATTAAAGGTGCTATCATACTATAACTATAATTAATCATAAAATTCGTTATTCGTTCGTTGTCAATGAAAATTAACTTTTTGAGTTTCTCAATCTTTTAATTTATTTACAGGGAATTATTCGCATGAACAGAAAAAAATTTTTAGTTTTCGTAGTTGCCGTCATTCTTCTGCTTATGACAGCTGGATGTATGTCTTCAATGTCCAGCGGTGACAGTGGCGCAAAGACAACCGCTACAGGCGCGGCCGGCGGGTCGAACAGCCAGAATGCAAACCAGGGGCTTGAGCGTTGTACGGCATCTTTAGGCACCTTGGCCATTTATGAAGATAGAGATG
This window of the uncultured Desulfobacter sp. genome carries:
- a CDS encoding TetR/AcrR family transcriptional regulator gives rise to the protein MNSPTKRKEMMNRLLKELVVKTVLAMIQEGTSITMDNVAARCGVSKGTLYNYFKNKKDLLNYIHETVIIPIKKGSNKIFKKNIPPMEKIYGFVGNVFNFQKEYPLYFKFIQSQRSAADAVTERMDVIILPLVNVCREGMRLGQFVDVDPYVMAAMIFGTVVGPLESLTYREAELQDLEKLKQEIVRFLDKCILKEQERSL